A section of the Papio anubis isolate 15944 chromosome 4, Panubis1.0, whole genome shotgun sequence genome encodes:
- the LOC110740380 gene encoding olfactory receptor 2F1, with protein sequence MGTDNQTWVSDFILLGLSSDWDAQVSLFVLFLVMYMVTMLGNCLIVLLIRLDNRLHTPMYFFLTNLSLVDVSYATSVVPQLLAHFLAEHKSIPFPSCAAQLFFSLALGGIEFVLLAVMAYDRYVAVCDPLRYSAIMHGALCARLAITSWVSGSINSLVQTAITFQLPMCTNKFIDHISCELLAVIRLACVDTSSNEAAIMVSSIVFLMTPFCLVLLSYIWIISTIVKIQSTEGRKKAFHTCASHLTVVALCYGLAIFTYIQPHSSLSVLQEKLFSLFYAILTPMLNPMIYSLRNKEVKGAWQKLLWKFSGLASKLAT encoded by the coding sequence ATGGGAACAGATAACCAGACTTGGGTGAGTGACTTTATTCTCCTCGGCCTGTCCAGTGACTGGGACGCTCAGGTCTCCCTCTTTGTCCTGTTCTTGGTCATGTACATGGTGACCATGCTGGGGAACTGTCTCATTGTCCTTCTGATCAGACTGGACAACCGACTCCACACTcccatgtatttctttcttaCCAACCTCTCCCTTGTCGATGTCTCCTATGCCACAAGCGTCGTCCCTCAGCTGCTGGCACATTTTCTTGCAGAACATAAATCCATCCCATTCCCGAGCTGTGCAGCCCAGTTATTTTTCTCCTTGGCCTTAGGTGGGATTGAGTTTGTTCTCCTGGCAGTGATGGCCTATGACCGCTATGTGGCTGTGTGTGACCCCCTGCGATACTCGGCCATCATGCATGGAGCACTGTGTGCTAGGTTGGCCATCACATCCTGGGTCAGTGGCTCCATCAACTCTCTTGTGCAGACTGCTATCACCTTTCAGCTGCCCATGTGCACTAACAAGTTTATTGATCATATATCCTGTGAACTCCTAGCTGTGATCAGGCTGGCTTGTGTGGACACTTCTTCCAATGAGGCCGCCATCATGGTGTCTAGCATTGTTTTTCTGATGACACCCTTCTGCCTGGTTCTTTTGTCCTACATCTGGATCATCTCCACCATTGTAAAGATCCAGTCtacagagggaagaaagaaagcctTCCACACATGTGCCTCTCACCTCACGGTGGTTGCCCTGTGCTATGgcctggccattttcacttaCATCCAGCCCCACTCCAGTCTCTCTGTCCTTCAGGAGAAgttgttctctctcttttatgcCATTTTGACACCAATGCTGAACCCCATGATTTACAGCCTAAGGAATAAAGAGGTGAAGGGGGCCTGGCAGAAACTATTATGGAAATTCTCTGGGTTAGCATCAAAGCTGGCAACTTGA